In Cryptomeria japonica chromosome 5, Sugi_1.0, whole genome shotgun sequence, the genomic window atcatctcctatgactaattatcatagggtcccaccaccttactctttaccttctttcaataacataacacctccatctcaatctaacacatctaatatgaactcttcgactgaagcgaccattaacaatcttgcacaaactgtctcttctttacagcaacaaattgcctctatgaatcaatctaagtttagtgtgcccacatttgatgttgcgagcccactttctcttgacattgttcgagctatccctcctaaacatgttgaaatcccgcatttggaactttataatggtaaaggagatcctctaacacatgttaagacttttcaaacaatttgtactgattttgcttatgaccaaaggttgcttgcaaaactgttcactagaacattaagagacaaagccctacaatggtattgctcgttgccttcctattctatttcttcttttgaacaacttgcaaatgctttcattcaacaatttcaaaacaatataagtcctaaagttactttgattgatttaatgcattgtaaacaaggtgttaaagaaaaagtgactgatttcattggtagatataagcatttgtatgctcaaatttcttttccagtgcctgacaatgatattcaaagaatctttatttctaatttacaaaaagatattcgagacaaacttctgttttctgagtttacttctttccaacagttgtgtgccactcttcacaattatcaactgactgtgagtcaaatggaacaatcacatcctatggctccgagtgataagggtgatagcagtcaacaaccattttggaagattaaaccgaacagagattccatcaaattcaatgaaaacatcatcaacaacaatgtgaatgcagcatcaggtgtgcctcctatttctaaatttttcaagaaagaaagaaagtatactcctttgaatgaatcattgcatagtattatgaataagttattggaacaaaatgtgcttactcttcctcctataagacaaattgatcctgcaaagattacttcaccttattttgataacaaagccttttgtcaatttcatcgtcagcctgggcatgatactgaaaaatgtttttctttaaagggtaaaattcaagatttgattgataataatactatttctgtttctggagtgaatgataaaggcaatacatctgtagctcctcctaatcaaaatcttcatattttcactgatccattaccttctcacacttctaatgcgattgagactactgattcctctctttcatctgatggtcttgtgtctatgactccaaatgtgattaactttgtagagcagcaagaaaaccctaaagaaccttccatcacatttgattccagtgaaaccattagggcacctgatggtcctttatacatagttgcaaaagtcaagaatacaccttgccgtggagtgcttattgatccttcatgcatggttaatgttattactgaagaatttctttttactttgcaattgaatcaagtgatttatgacaaaacagatgtgattgtgaaactatttgatgcattttcttctcctgcaattggttctattacattgcctattgaggtctataacaaatcccttgatgtgaactttgctattattccatcttccgaacaatttcgtgtgaagcttggctatccttggctatcttccatgaaagctattgcttctcctattcataagtgtttgaaatttccccataatggtgaagttgttactgtcaatcatagcctctttaaaccagcttaaagaacctctagtgttcctcttgattacttttggcctaaacaattccaatcccttcctccgcgaagtgatcatcttttcaaatcttatcaaaagtggaaaatagatatgatcctatctttaagtgaacctagaacacctaaacttgacattcctatcattcttgagaaggaagttcttcctttgaaagataaaactaatgtctttcctcaagaagattcccaacccatccctatggatgtgactatgtctatgtctaataaaattcctacaagtagacctatccctcctcatcatgacggacttggtctccttcctaaaccaaatattcctcctttatatggagcagttcctcctccttccttttatagagagaagagaccttcttcttctcctattatccagcctaagagaccacaacctaaacacccaagtgataaggatgagaacattcctcctcctcaatcttctcaacttcctactaagactagacgaaatcgttctgcacgtgaacgccggcgaaagcgtcgtcttagagctcaaactttgcaatctccaaaaacaccttcaacaagcattattccattttctcctcagccggacattgagcctaaatctcctaaacataagatgtatgatggtcttgatcctgtgcgagttaaagatcctatttttataaatcttgatgatgatatagatgaaaatgttattcatgatgaaaatattacttctcttgcttctgatagtgaatatgaacttgttgatattgataaccatttatctactgaattttctaaagcacttatcctagctcctagacaagaacaatgtggctcggaacatgaacatagcccttgtttggatcttgtgatagctccatctgctgtgttggatgttcctcctctagcgtgttccctgccttcctaaaacattgatcagcaagatcggggggtagatgacgtgctagactagttacattagcatagcagattctctcctcctctcttgtgttacttcttctatatgttattctcattcttctatttgttgtccttagtgttgtttacttgaggacgatgcaaagtattgagatctctcggtctctctcatgttgactcaaaagacacatgtgttcccttcttctaggtgaccctccttgattggggaatgaagaacaattatgcatacatatatatgatatatacatgacttatcatacagcatactaaccccaaggaaagcgaagtcacctcgtgctttgtgttttgtgtctattatccttgggcttatctcacatttgggggctaaatccttgcgataacgtgctcctttcctttctcatttcttatgtgtatcactacgttaaaacaatcacccccggtgaggcgtgtgcgatcgctttaacgtaggggggcatacatcccgttcatatcttttcaagatacttgagaatttcttggcaaatttaaccttgccttgagaatttttgatatctttcttgcatgactcatagtgagggaaccttactactgacagtcatggttcttcctcgtgatcttcccttttactttgtcaatcgaagtcgtaagatccttagtccactaggggcttggtgtgtcttgcctccttgacgtggtgaaagtctttcaatattgtttccttgtactttaccggaagtatgagcatacatactcccgctaaagtgggggctaaatgtagcgtcctaaaattgcagcacttgcaatttcgactgcatttcggtcttcacgatggcgacgcaacacgcaacctgaatggagaccccgaaacttgctcacgacaccaaaaactgcatttttcaagtaccctggcctgaacctccttgcaccctgctgtcccgggaggtgggaccagcgcgcccagcgccctggtccccaggaccatggcgcccagcaccctggtccctgggtcctattttgggcccggtctcctaaggggtctcgggtctttttgtttgcaaattggaaattaactttcctggtcggcctaaggtcgggaaaatcagtctatcagccctaaatgacaagtatataaactacatttttctctctcatttggtagGAAGAGGatatatgtgtacaaagcgtggaaactatactcaagcattcaagcattcaagcattccttctaagtctccattcaaggctaagtgttgcattcaagataaggattcaaccattgaagaggagatcacttactacatactactacaacatacaacatacaacatctaaaccttcgcacataaggatactaacatccttagaacaaggtattagtacttgttttacagtcatttacatttacagctcttgctcatttcttggttaattccaaaaccggggtttgacctaaaggcaaacccctaatccctaaccccccaatcgtcttcgcttttctgtgtgtaggttgcaggtacgcggctgagattgaagatctggaatccttgtgcagagacgaacagatcccccttcgtttcgcggatttttcggaggaccatggcgccgggcgccatcgtcccgacaaattttgctcaaatttgcaggacagcgccgtatcgacattttactactaattccaggtccgcagcttcatactgtattcctatctcagtttataagcgaatatttgtcactttctatgcattcctagcttatttcttctatcaacattctttacaaaagagggtagccttgctgtcttaacccttgaaactcatttagcatccaatcttgcattgcgtgggattggatcttgtgggtttcaacccctcttttgaatgtaaagtctcccccctaagtgaaaaccatcgaatcctagcgaacctcccttctctctcttcggagttggaagaggggagaacaactagggttcgatcgcgatttttcgctttacagcaTGATCGCAAGATGACAACTCAAGAAATGAGAATGATATAATGCAATGCTAAGATCtaaatgatgaacaattcaaatctaaactatgatgaaaaaTGCAATGAGAGCcatattcaagatgcaaaatgatgaccTAGTTGATATGCTAATTATGATAATAAAGCTAATGagaatgttgttgataatgatgctaaGACGACTGAGTGCTAAATTTTTTTTAAGATGCTAAGGGGGGTCTCATGGCTGAAAAGAGGGCTATTtacagattttttatttttttaaggccAAGGTTGAGGTGGCATGAATCGGCAGTGCAAATTTAATCTAGAGATAACAATTGTCAAAATCGAAGAAGTTAGGAAGGAGGTTGAAGGAGAGGAGACTTGTCATCCCTAGAGggacaagtgtcaaggagtctCCACCAAGTGCAAACAAAGAGGCAAGTGGCAAGGGGAGGAGGGACAAGTGGAAAAGGTGCCATGTGTCCTCAAGAGAGGATGAACAACCcacaagaggttaggataaggagctTGGAGAAGATAGGGTTGGTTAACTCATGGTCAGATTAGGGGTAGGAGCTAGAAAGAGGTTAGAAGGTGGTTAGGAGTAGGATACATGTGctttaattcaaatttaaaatttgaattaaatgAGAGACGCATGTGAgattaatttgaattaataattCAAATTAAGAAGGAAAGAAAATGGAACAAATTAATTAAACTTGtccatttaattaggaaaatagaagaaatgaattaagatAGGAAGAATTAGAAAATAATGAGCTATATAGACaaattattaaattcatttatatagtagatgaataaaagattttaattaattaaataactttgtATGTAATCAGTTATCTCTAGAccaatttttagtgtatacaaAAGTCATTGATATAGAATTTTGTCCCTAAACCTCATGGTAAGCATGGCTATAATTATTATGAGGCATatcataaattatatttatatatggaATAGGATGATATTCACCTATAACACAatgaaaagaagattgttaatATCATGAGATGGTAAGATCCTCTTAGGAAGACATTTGCATAACACCCAAGAATACATCGAGATTTAATGGATTCAGTAGAGTAACGAGCTTTTCAAACTCTCCTTTATCatattaaaagaattttttttttttaagagaatCATCAATATttagaaattgaacattttaatTAGAAAAGATCTTTAGGGAATTAAATTTGAGTTTAAGGTGTTTAGGGAGGGAACAttgtttaaattattaattaaggATCTATCAAACTCATTTCACTTGATAAAGAGCGCAATTTTGGATGGAAAAAACTCTCAAGAGCCAGCTGCCAACATATCACCAGACTTATTATTGCTAGGGAAGAGCACCAATTATTGTTCATGTTCCAATAATTGTTCACTCCTTGGAGACCCAATGccccaattactaattttaaaaaaactaaaaaacagaTAACTAAAAGTCTATTAATAATAAATTTCAAATGTACTAATAGCCGCTCatcttttttttatcatttttggactataattggcccatttgtgcacctttattggtactcATAGTGCACAACTACTGGGACATGTGTGCATAAatattgacaattttaagtgcacgATTATATCTTTAACCAAGTATCGAGCTACACTTTGAAATGTTTACTTTTCGACCCTTGTACGCATAATGGATCTCAAAGCATGCATCGttgaagccaaaacaatagctattaGCAATTAAGTGGCACGTGGAgacaacataaaaaaaattgtcaaaattttatgTTAAGTTGCATATAAAGACAACAAAAGAATAAATCGCCAAAATTTGATGTATCATTTATGTTTAGTTGCATATaaagacaacaaaaaaataaatcgCCAAAATTTGGTGTATCATTTAGAATCTACAGGGACACAAAATTAACCATAATGATAAGCTTGCCTATCCTTAAAGACGTCGCATTGTAAAATTAAGCGTTATTCTGTTTCTACTTTCTGATATGTCCAAAAATGTATACTTTCTCCCTCAATCTTCTGTCTTTACCATCGACCAAAAGAAGTTTCGAATGTTTGTTAGAGCATCCACTGTACAACACGTGAAGGGCGCGGGACAGCTGCTGCCACGTGTCCGATGTTTGACGATGCGGTTTTTGCAGGACAATATCATGAATGGAATTCCCGATGACTGAAAGCATCTTATACGGCCAATATGTGACAATTTAACGACATGCAGACGAACATGCCCAGTACTGACGAATATTTCGACTGTCTGTCGGCTTTTAAAACTCCGTCAATTCACGAAGATTTTTCGAGGAAATTTCCAAACGCGTGGGAAAGAGGGCCACAAAAGGAATCTGCAACTTCCAAATTTCATAAACAATGACTCATTTCGTGAACAATCCTTCAAAAATTTCCAGCTATGTCCAGCTTGTCTTGAACGGCTAGATGGCGACGCGCAGTTTCCTATCCATTTCTGCATTTAATTTGCGCTCCACGATTTCTCAAGGCGTCGGTGATGAAATCTATAATACCTACTCCCCATCTCCCTGCAATCCATGCTCTACTTCTCTCTCAGAATTCAAGAGAATTATAAGGTGAAATACAATGGAGGAATTTCAGGATTTCCTTCCAATTATGGCGGAGAAATTGGGGGAACCCGATTTTATGGAGGAACTGTGTAAAGGGTTTCGTCTACTGGCGGATCCACAACAAGGTTTGATCACCGTCGAAAGTCTGAGGACAAATTCGGCTATTTTAGGTGTGGAATCTCTGACAGATTCAGAAATAGAAGCGATGGTACAGGAAGGGGATTTAGATGGCGACGGAGCTCTGAATGAGCACGAATTTTGCGTTCTGATCGTTCGACTCAGCCCTTCTTTCATGGCGGAGGCTGAAAATTGGCTACAGGAAGCCCT contains:
- the LOC131028766 gene encoding calcium-binding protein KIC encodes the protein MEEFQDFLPIMAEKLGEPDFMEELCKGFRLLADPQQGLITVESLRTNSAILGVESLTDSEIEAMVQEGDLDGDGALNEHEFCVLIVRLSPSFMAEAENWLQEALLHELEETLKDRKS